The Pleurodeles waltl isolate 20211129_DDA chromosome 7, aPleWal1.hap1.20221129, whole genome shotgun sequence genome includes a region encoding these proteins:
- the TMEM238 gene encoding transmembrane protein 238 gives MAPAALGRCRMALIFAVLMDLVGVASLLVGIFAQLQINGRDFGDLLIYTGAILVFLSLIGWIFWYTGNIEISLEELERDYVVKGGTLAHLARKISRRLSRHSGKPGGGGRKKGGPHRGMGGAAAMGKEDSLQLPRIKEPLEEEASPRGFPA, from the coding sequence ATGGCTCCCGCCGCTCTCGGACGGTGCCGAATGGCTCTCATCTTCGCTGTTCTGATGGACCTGGTTGGGGTGGCCTCACTCCTGGTGGGCATCTTCGCCCAGCTGCAGATCAACGGAAGGGATTTTGGCGACTTGCTGATCTACACCGGCGCCATTTTGGTTTTCCTGAGCCTTATTGGTTGGATCTTCTGGTACACGGGCAATATTGAAATTTCCCTAGAGGAGCTGGAGCGAGACTACGTCGTCAAAGGGGGCACATTAGCCCACCTGGCCCGCAAGATCTCCCGCCGCCTCTCCCGCCACAGTGGCAAGCCAGGGGGAGGTGGAAGAAAGAAGGGAGGGCCTCACAGGGGCATGGGGGGCGCGGCAGCGATGGGAAAAGAAGACAGCCTGCAGCTACCTCGGATCAAGGAGCCCCTGGAAGAAGAGGCGTCACCGAGGGGGTTCCCGGCGTGA